Proteins encoded in a region of the Anoxybacillus amylolyticus genome:
- a CDS encoding anti-sigma-F factor Fin family protein: MALHYYCRHCGVKIGTLDSVSLDSEQLGFHHLTEEERLEMIAYLPSGDIQVKTICEDCQEALERYPEWHQYEKFIQ, encoded by the coding sequence ATGGCCCTGCATTATTATTGCCGACATTGCGGCGTCAAAATCGGGACGCTCGATAGCGTTTCGCTTGATAGCGAACAGTTAGGTTTTCATCATTTAACAGAAGAAGAACGGCTAGAGATGATCGCTTATTTACCAAGCGGCGACATTCAAGTCAAAACGATTTGCGAAGATTGCCAAGAAGCGCTAGAACGGTACCCAGAATGGCATCAATACGAGAAATTTATTCAATAG
- the yabN gene encoding bifunctional methyltransferase/pyrophosphohydrolase YabN, with product MNTVFILGLGAGDVDQLPLGVYRKLKDASPLFLRTQEHPAVQMLVEEGISFTSFDYVYEQFATFEQVYEAIVETLLEHVRAGDVFYAVPGHPLVAEKTVQLLLEAEKQGRCRVKIEGGQSFLDALFTALRIDPVEGFQLVDATSFRREDWQPTNHLIFCQVYDAFIASDVKLSLMEQLPDDYPVYIVTAAGSAEEKIVEIPLYELDRVTTLNNLTSVYVPPVKDEAMLYHRFDTLRRVIATLRGPNGCPWDRKQTHESLKKYLLEETYELFEAIDEQDDDNIIEELGDVLLQVMLHAQIGEDDGIFSIDDVIKAITEKMIHRHPHVFGDVSVQDADEVVQNWQRLKEKEKKERAVSLLDDVPKSLPNLLKAYEFQAKAAKVGFDWDDVRPMWDKVKEEMNEFQREHSSQKRLEEFGDILFALVNVARYYNINPEEALHRTNTKFYRRFSYMEEQVKNRGLRMEELSLEQLDYFWEEAKKKGR from the coding sequence ATGAATACCGTTTTTATTTTAGGATTAGGAGCAGGAGATGTTGACCAATTGCCGCTCGGTGTGTACCGAAAATTAAAAGATGCGTCGCCGCTTTTTTTACGTACACAAGAACATCCGGCGGTGCAGATGCTTGTAGAAGAAGGAATTTCGTTTACGTCGTTCGATTATGTGTACGAGCAGTTTGCCACGTTTGAACAAGTGTATGAAGCAATCGTTGAGACGTTGTTAGAACACGTTCGGGCAGGGGATGTATTTTATGCTGTTCCAGGACATCCGCTTGTAGCAGAAAAGACGGTTCAGCTTTTATTAGAGGCGGAAAAACAAGGACGCTGCCGAGTGAAAATAGAAGGAGGGCAAAGCTTTCTCGACGCGTTATTTACGGCATTACGCATTGACCCGGTCGAAGGGTTTCAACTCGTTGATGCAACCTCTTTTCGGAGAGAAGATTGGCAACCGACCAATCATCTTATTTTTTGCCAGGTGTACGACGCATTTATCGCTTCAGACGTGAAGCTTTCTTTGATGGAGCAACTTCCGGACGATTATCCCGTATATATTGTGACTGCTGCGGGGAGTGCAGAAGAAAAAATCGTAGAAATTCCGTTATATGAGTTGGATCGTGTAACAACGCTCAATAATTTAACGAGCGTCTATGTACCGCCGGTGAAGGACGAAGCGATGCTATATCATCGGTTTGACACACTCCGCCGCGTCATTGCTACATTGCGTGGGCCAAACGGCTGTCCATGGGATCGAAAACAAACGCATGAATCGTTGAAAAAATATTTGTTAGAAGAAACATATGAGCTGTTTGAAGCAATTGACGAACAAGACGACGACAACATCATCGAAGAGCTTGGTGATGTGTTGTTGCAAGTAATGTTGCATGCGCAAATAGGCGAGGATGACGGTATTTTTTCAATTGACGACGTGATTAAAGCAATTACAGAAAAAATGATTCACCGTCACCCACATGTTTTTGGGGATGTTTCGGTACAAGACGCTGACGAAGTCGTGCAAAATTGGCAACGTTTGAAAGAAAAAGAGAAAAAAGAGCGGGCCGTTTCTTTATTAGACGATGTTCCAAAAAGCTTGCCGAATTTGTTAAAAGCGTACGAATTTCAAGCGAAAGCAGCGAAAGTTGGCTTTGACTGGGACGATGTTCGTCCGATGTGGGACAAAGTCAAGGAAGAAATGAACGAATTTCAGCGTGAACACTCTTCACAAAAGCGGCTTGAAGAGTTCGGCGATATTTTATTTGCGCTTGTCAACGTTGCTCGTTATTACAACATCAATCCAGAAGAAGCGTTGCATCGAACGAATACAAAATTTTATCGCCGGTTTTCATATATGGAGGAACAAGTGAAAAACCGCGGACTTCGCATGGAAGAACTGTCGCTTGAACAGCTTGATTACTTTTGGGAAGAAGCAAAAAAGAAAGGAAGATAA
- the mfd gene encoding transcription-repair coupling factor, which yields MRALHHYFVENQDIQLILKGVEAGLKEQLVTGLSGSARSVFLSSIYNEMNRPLLVVAHNLFQAQKIYDDLVQLLGTEEVFLYPVNEMIAAEMAIASPELKAQRLEVMNYWAKQKKGIVVTPVAGIRRLLPPKSLWTENLLTITVGSELDLETYKHRLVQMGYKRAATVSTPGEFSIRGGIIDVYPLTAELPYRIELFDTEVESIRTFTVDDQRSQAEVNEVLIGPADEMLVYGEILQHGIQRIEQGLSESLQKLKDEKAKQLLLEQLSLELEQLKQGQPIEQQYKYASLFYEWPASLLDYMPEDGLLLLDEASRIYESSENLDKEEAEWYTSLLSAGKIIHDLPISHSFSDLLQTCKKPRVYLSLFLRHVPHTHPQNIVSVSCKQMQHFHGQMELLKTELERWKKAKYAVVFLAPNIERIKKLQAVLEDYEIDVAPVPDGAPLMHGKFQLLQGDLNSGFELPLQKLAVITEEELFKKRVKKPIRRQKLSNAERIKSYSELQVGDYVVHVNHGIGKYLGIETLEINGIHKDYIHIQYQGGDTLYVPIDQIDQVQKYVGSEGKEPKIYKLGGTEWKKVKKKVESSVQDIAEDLIKLYAEREASKGYAFSPDTEMQREFEAAFPYQETEDQLRSIEEIKRDMESEKPMDRLLCGDVGYGKTEVALRAAFKAIMDGKQVAFLVPTTILAQQHYETVRERFQAYPINVGLLNRFRTKKQQNETIKGLKDGTIDMVIGTHRLLSKDVAFKDLGLLIIDEEQRFGVSHKEKIKQLKANIDVLTLTATPIPRTLHMSMIGVRDLSIIETPPENRFPVQTYVMEYTPELVREAIERELARDGQVFVLYNRIEDIDVKAEEIAALVPDARVTYAHGRMTETELENVILAFLEGQYDVLVTTTIIETGVDIPNVNTLIVYDADRMGLSQLYQLRGRVGRSNRVAYAYFTYRKDKVLNEVAEKRLQAIKEFTELGSGFKIAMRDLSIRGAGNILGAEQHGFIDSVGFDLYSQMLKDAIEKRRGIPQTEKAADVEIDIEVDAYIPDTYIHDELQKINMYKRFKAVNTLEELEELRDEMLDRFGEYPDEVDYLFQIAEMKVYAKQNGVQSIKQHKQQIDILFTEQASKEVQIQQLSKIGNRYGRVFGFGMEGEKFKIVLHVKGMKPQEWLVILYETLKALDVEKNEKSVTA from the coding sequence GTGCGCGCACTGCATCATTATTTTGTAGAAAACCAAGATATTCAATTAATTTTGAAAGGTGTGGAAGCTGGATTAAAAGAACAGTTAGTGACCGGGTTGTCCGGTTCGGCGCGGTCGGTGTTTTTATCCTCCATTTACAACGAGATGAACCGACCGCTGCTTGTCGTCGCACATAATTTATTTCAAGCACAAAAAATATACGATGACCTTGTGCAACTACTTGGGACGGAGGAAGTATTCCTTTACCCGGTCAATGAAATGATTGCCGCAGAGATGGCTATCGCCAGCCCGGAGCTAAAGGCGCAGAGGTTAGAAGTAATGAACTATTGGGCAAAACAAAAGAAAGGAATTGTTGTTACTCCGGTTGCCGGTATTCGCCGATTATTGCCGCCAAAATCATTATGGACAGAAAACTTACTGACGATTACCGTTGGGAGCGAACTAGACTTAGAAACATATAAACACCGTCTTGTCCAAATGGGATATAAACGTGCAGCAACTGTGTCGACGCCTGGAGAATTTAGCATTCGCGGCGGCATTATCGATGTGTATCCGTTGACGGCCGAACTTCCGTATCGGATTGAGTTGTTTGATACTGAAGTCGAATCGATTCGGACGTTTACCGTCGATGACCAACGTTCCCAAGCGGAAGTGAACGAGGTGTTAATCGGTCCAGCGGATGAAATGCTCGTATATGGGGAAATATTGCAGCATGGAATTCAACGAATCGAACAAGGGCTTTCTGAAAGCCTTCAAAAACTAAAAGACGAAAAAGCAAAACAACTCTTACTTGAACAATTGTCATTAGAACTGGAACAACTGAAACAAGGGCAACCGATTGAACAGCAATATAAATATGCGTCGCTTTTTTATGAGTGGCCTGCTAGTTTGCTAGATTATATGCCAGAAGACGGATTACTGTTATTGGATGAAGCAAGCCGGATTTATGAATCGTCGGAAAATTTAGATAAAGAAGAGGCGGAATGGTACACAAGTTTATTATCGGCTGGAAAAATCATTCATGATCTCCCAATTTCTCATTCGTTTTCCGACTTATTGCAAACATGCAAAAAGCCGCGTGTTTATTTATCATTATTTTTGCGCCACGTTCCACATACGCATCCGCAAAATATTGTGAGCGTTTCCTGCAAGCAGATGCAACATTTTCATGGTCAGATGGAACTGTTAAAGACGGAATTGGAACGGTGGAAAAAAGCGAAATATGCAGTTGTTTTTTTAGCGCCAAATATAGAACGGATCAAAAAATTGCAAGCTGTTTTAGAAGATTATGAAATAGACGTAGCGCCCGTGCCGGACGGGGCGCCGCTCATGCATGGAAAATTCCAGCTATTGCAAGGCGACTTAAATAGCGGATTTGAACTGCCGCTACAAAAATTAGCAGTCATTACAGAAGAAGAATTGTTCAAAAAACGCGTCAAGAAGCCGATTCGACGGCAAAAGCTATCAAATGCGGAACGAATTAAAAGCTATTCCGAGCTGCAAGTCGGCGATTATGTCGTGCACGTCAATCACGGAATCGGTAAATATTTAGGGATTGAAACGTTAGAAATTAACGGGATTCATAAAGACTATATTCACATTCAATACCAAGGTGGCGATACGCTATACGTTCCAATTGACCAAATTGACCAAGTACAAAAGTATGTCGGCTCAGAAGGAAAAGAACCGAAAATTTATAAGCTTGGCGGAACGGAATGGAAGAAGGTAAAGAAAAAGGTCGAATCATCTGTTCAAGATATTGCTGAAGATTTAATTAAGCTTTATGCCGAGCGGGAAGCAAGTAAAGGATATGCGTTCTCCCCAGATACGGAAATGCAGCGGGAGTTCGAGGCAGCGTTCCCTTACCAAGAAACGGAAGATCAGCTTCGTTCCATTGAAGAAATTAAACGCGACATGGAAAGTGAAAAACCAATGGACCGACTGTTATGCGGCGACGTTGGCTACGGAAAAACAGAAGTAGCATTGCGGGCGGCGTTTAAAGCGATTATGGATGGCAAACAAGTCGCATTTTTAGTACCGACGACGATTTTGGCCCAACAACATTACGAAACTGTTCGGGAGCGTTTTCAAGCATATCCAATCAATGTAGGATTGCTGAATCGTTTTCGTACGAAAAAGCAGCAAAACGAAACGATCAAAGGGTTAAAAGATGGCACGATTGATATGGTCATCGGCACGCATCGGCTTTTATCAAAAGATGTGGCGTTTAAAGACTTAGGATTGCTTATTATTGACGAAGAACAGCGATTTGGCGTCAGCCATAAAGAAAAAATTAAGCAATTAAAAGCCAACATTGATGTTTTGACATTAACGGCAACACCGATTCCAAGAACGTTGCATATGTCAATGATTGGTGTCCGTGACTTATCAATCATTGAAACGCCGCCGGAAAACCGCTTTCCAGTACAAACGTATGTAATGGAATATACTCCGGAGTTAGTCCGTGAAGCCATTGAACGCGAATTAGCACGGGATGGGCAAGTGTTTGTCCTCTACAACCGCATTGAGGATATTGACGTCAAAGCGGAAGAAATCGCTGCTCTCGTTCCAGATGCACGCGTCACATACGCCCACGGACGAATGACGGAAACCGAGCTCGAAAACGTCATCCTCGCGTTTTTAGAAGGGCAATATGATGTGCTTGTGACGACAACGATTATCGAAACGGGTGTCGACATCCCGAACGTCAACACGTTAATCGTGTATGACGCTGACAGGATGGGACTGTCGCAGCTTTATCAGCTGCGTGGACGTGTCGGACGGTCAAATCGTGTAGCGTATGCGTACTTTACGTATCGAAAAGACAAAGTATTAAATGAAGTAGCCGAAAAGCGTCTACAAGCGATTAAAGAGTTTACGGAGCTTGGGTCTGGGTTTAAAATTGCGATGCGCGATTTATCGATTCGCGGAGCGGGCAATATATTAGGAGCAGAGCAACACGGTTTTATCGATTCCGTTGGTTTTGATTTATATTCGCAAATGTTAAAAGATGCGATCGAAAAACGAAGAGGCATTCCGCAAACGGAAAAAGCGGCAGACGTTGAAATTGATATCGAAGTAGATGCCTACATTCCCGATACGTATATTCATGACGAACTACAAAAAATTAATATGTATAAGCGCTTTAAAGCAGTTAACACACTAGAAGAACTAGAAGAACTACGCGACGAAATGCTCGACCGGTTTGGTGAATATCCGGATGAAGTCGATTATTTGTTCCAAATTGCGGAAATGAAAGTATATGCGAAACAAAACGGTGTACAATCGATTAAGCAGCATAAGCAGCAAATTGATATTTTATTTACCGAACAAGCATCAAAAGAAGTGCAAATTCAGCAGTTATCAAAAATTGGAAATCGTTACGGTCGCGTGTTCGGATTTGGCATGGAAGGAGAAAAATTTAAAATCGTCCTTCACGTGAAAGGCATGAAACCACAAGAATGGCTTGTCATTTTATACGAAACGTTAAAAGCGCTGGATGTTGAGAAAAATGAAAAGTCCGTTACTGCATAA
- the spoVT gene encoding stage V sporulation protein T, translating into MKATGIVRRIDDLGRVVIPKEIRRTLRIREGDPLEIFVDRDGEVILKKYSPISELGDFAKEYAEALFDSLGHAVLICDRDTFIAVAGVSKKEFLNKSVSSLLEKVMDERQPVLRTEEGEAEMVDGHTEQWKSYTIAPIIANGDPIGAVVILSKDKTIGEVEHKAVETAASFLARQMEQ; encoded by the coding sequence ATGAAAGCAACAGGTATTGTTCGTCGAATTGATGATTTAGGAAGGGTTGTTATCCCGAAAGAAATTCGGAGAACGTTGCGTATCCGCGAAGGAGACCCACTGGAGATTTTTGTTGATCGTGACGGAGAAGTCATTTTAAAGAAATATTCGCCAATTAGTGAATTAGGGGATTTTGCAAAAGAGTATGCGGAAGCGTTGTTTGACAGTTTAGGGCATGCAGTATTAATTTGTGACCGTGACACGTTTATTGCGGTTGCAGGGGTATCGAAAAAAGAATTTCTTAATAAAAGTGTCAGCTCCTTGCTTGAAAAAGTGATGGATGAACGTCAGCCGGTGCTCCGTACCGAAGAAGGGGAAGCAGAAATGGTGGATGGTCATACGGAGCAGTGGAAATCGTATACCATTGCCCCGATTATTGCAAACGGCGACCCAATTGGAGCGGTCGTCATTCTATCAAAAGACAAAACGATTGGAGAAGTGGAGCATAAAGCGGTTGAAACTGCTGCCAGCTTTTTAGCACGGCAAATGGAACAATAA
- the pth gene encoding aminoacyl-tRNA hydrolase has translation MKLFVGLGNPGKEYEETRHNVGFMVIDELARRWNVSYNQAKFHGIFGSHIICGEKVILCKPLTYMNLSGECVRPLIDYFKINIEDVVVIYDDLDLPVGKIRLRTKGSAGGHNGIKSLIYHLGTEQFKRIRVGIGRPQNGQKITDYVLGRFQAEEALEIKQAIHRAADACEKFVGASFVQVMNEFNA, from the coding sequence TTGAAACTGTTCGTCGGTTTAGGAAATCCAGGAAAAGAGTACGAAGAAACGAGACATAATGTCGGGTTCATGGTCATTGATGAATTGGCAAGACGGTGGAACGTTTCTTATAACCAAGCAAAGTTTCACGGAATTTTCGGTTCGCATATCATTTGTGGAGAGAAAGTTATTTTATGTAAACCGCTGACATATATGAACTTGTCAGGAGAGTGTGTTCGTCCGCTCATTGATTATTTTAAAATAAACATAGAGGATGTCGTTGTTATTTATGACGATTTAGATCTCCCCGTCGGCAAAATTCGTTTACGGACAAAAGGAAGTGCCGGAGGACATAATGGTATTAAATCGCTCATTTACCATTTAGGGACGGAGCAGTTTAAACGAATTCGTGTTGGCATTGGCAGACCGCAAAACGGACAAAAAATAACAGATTATGTTTTAGGGAGATTTCAAGCGGAAGAAGCGCTCGAAATAAAACAAGCCATTCACCGTGCGGCAGACGCTTGCGAAAAATTTGTTGGAGCATCTTTTGTGCAGGTGATGAATGAGTTTAATGCGTGA
- the yabP gene encoding sporulation protein YabP: protein MNQYEGKGSVQEHDVIMRGRRTLDITGVKQVESFDSEEFLLETVMGFLSIRGQNLQMKNLDVDKGIVSIKGKIFDLIYLDEHHQEKAKGFFSKLFK from the coding sequence ATGAACCAATATGAAGGAAAAGGATCTGTTCAGGAGCATGACGTCATCATGCGCGGGAGACGGACGTTAGATATTACTGGTGTAAAACAAGTTGAAAGTTTTGACAGCGAAGAATTTCTGTTAGAAACGGTTATGGGTTTTTTGTCGATTCGCGGTCAAAATTTGCAAATGAAAAACTTAGACGTCGATAAAGGAATCGTATCGATTAAAGGGAAAATTTTTGACCTTATCTATTTAGACGAGCATCATCAGGAGAAAGCTAAAGGGTTCTTTAGCAAGTTGTTCAAATGA
- a CDS encoding putative polysaccharide biosynthesis protein, translating to MERPRMLKLWHGTIVLAVAALITKILSVFYRIPYQNIVGDVGFYIYQQVYPIYAVMMALATSGYPVVISKLIAERVEENDEQGVFDVLRTSFFVLSAIGMFFFFSLYIGGGKLAKWMGDEQLTSLLQVVAFSFLLFPFLAVLRGYFQGRNNMVPTAISQVVEQSVRVATIIGFSYILLRKGHTLYEAGAGAIFGSVTGGFAALFVLTAYWLKSGMRQQRKGVEKRLVRYLLVQGLIVCVANMVLTLTQLVDALTLLSLLKESGVSERAAQALKGVYDRGQPLIQLGTVVATSFSFTLVPLIAGAKKRGEQTFILEKTRLSVRVGMVVGMGATFGLAALIRPTNVMLFENDAGSSSLAVLVLSIFFTTMSLTMSAILQGIGSEWGAVLSVGIAVSCKWIGNVLFVPFFGINGAAVATLVSYMGMALFLYRMLVRTIGVKPVYKKEIYWTLRAALVMVVVLTLYIWVTKQWGESRFGAACQALSGVLLGGVVYIIMVFKEKLFSPHEVAFFPFGEKLRIFLLKMGDKR from the coding sequence ATGGAGCGGCCGCGGATGTTGAAGCTGTGGCACGGAACGATTGTGTTAGCTGTTGCTGCGTTGATAACAAAAATATTAAGTGTATTTTATCGCATTCCATATCAGAATATTGTTGGGGATGTGGGGTTTTATATTTATCAGCAAGTGTACCCAATTTATGCGGTAATGATGGCGCTAGCAACGTCTGGTTACCCAGTCGTCATTTCCAAACTTATTGCGGAGCGAGTAGAGGAAAATGATGAACAAGGTGTTTTCGATGTGTTACGGACATCTTTTTTCGTGTTAAGCGCAATCGGTATGTTTTTCTTTTTTTCGCTTTACATTGGGGGAGGGAAGCTGGCGAAATGGATGGGGGACGAGCAATTAACTTCGCTCCTTCAAGTCGTCGCCTTTTCTTTTTTGCTCTTTCCGTTTTTGGCGGTATTGCGCGGTTATTTTCAAGGGAGAAATAATATGGTTCCAACAGCTATTTCTCAAGTAGTCGAGCAGTCTGTTCGCGTGGCAACCATTATTGGTTTTTCATACATCCTTCTGCGAAAAGGTCATACGTTGTATGAAGCAGGTGCAGGCGCGATTTTTGGTTCGGTCACGGGAGGATTTGCCGCTCTGTTTGTGTTAACAGCTTATTGGCTAAAAAGCGGTATGCGCCAACAAAGAAAAGGGGTTGAGAAACGGCTTGTACGTTATTTATTGGTGCAAGGATTAATTGTTTGTGTAGCGAATATGGTGTTGACGTTAACGCAATTGGTCGATGCCCTCACTTTACTATCTTTGCTTAAAGAGAGTGGCGTAAGCGAGCGAGCTGCTCAAGCATTAAAAGGAGTGTACGACCGTGGGCAACCGCTTATTCAGCTCGGAACGGTCGTGGCGACGTCCTTTTCGTTTACGCTCGTTCCACTCATTGCTGGGGCGAAAAAGCGCGGGGAGCAGACATTTATTTTGGAAAAAACGCGTCTGTCTGTTCGAGTGGGGATGGTTGTTGGGATGGGGGCTACATTTGGTCTTGCTGCATTAATTCGCCCGACGAATGTCATGCTTTTTGAAAACGATGCAGGGTCATCGTCGCTTGCCGTGCTAGTACTCTCAATTTTTTTTACGACGATGTCTCTTACGATGTCGGCTATCTTGCAAGGCATCGGTTCTGAATGGGGAGCAGTGCTTAGTGTCGGGATTGCTGTTAGCTGCAAATGGATAGGCAATGTTTTATTTGTTCCTTTTTTTGGTATAAATGGCGCAGCAGTTGCTACACTCGTTTCGTATATGGGGATGGCGCTTTTTTTGTACCGAATGCTAGTACGAACCATAGGGGTAAAGCCCGTTTACAAGAAAGAAATTTATTGGACATTGCGTGCCGCACTAGTTATGGTGGTGGTACTTACACTGTATATATGGGTCACCAAACAATGGGGAGAAAGCCGTTTTGGTGCGGCATGTCAAGCACTATCTGGCGTGCTGCTTGGCGGCGTTGTTTATATTATAATGGTGTTTAAAGAAAAACTTTTCTCACCGCATGAAGTTGCTTTTTTTCCGTTTGGAGAAAAATTGCGCATATTTCTTCTGAAAATGGGTGATAAACGATGA
- a CDS encoding 50S ribosomal protein L25/general stress protein Ctc, whose product MAVLEAKKRTDGKRSYIRSLRLEGNIPGVLYGKNVEGHAIFVNAADFIKTIRDEGRNALIRLNVDGESFTALLRDIQKDPLRSEIVHVDFQAVDMYTEVEIDVNVHLIGDAAGVKDGGVLQQSLHQLSIRALPANIPPSIDVDISHLQVGDTLTVGDIQTGGKYEINHEPTEVIASILPPKQEEEIHSGEQQEAGRPEAEEGRETIPES is encoded by the coding sequence ATGGCTGTATTAGAGGCGAAAAAACGAACAGACGGAAAACGCTCTTACATTCGCTCGCTTCGATTAGAAGGAAACATTCCGGGCGTATTGTATGGAAAAAACGTTGAGGGTCATGCAATTTTTGTGAATGCGGCTGATTTTATTAAAACGATTCGTGACGAAGGCCGTAATGCGTTAATTAGGTTAAATGTAGACGGTGAGAGTTTCACGGCTTTACTTCGCGACATTCAAAAAGATCCGCTCCGTAGCGAAATCGTCCATGTCGATTTTCAAGCGGTCGATATGTATACAGAAGTAGAGATTGATGTAAACGTACATTTAATTGGAGATGCCGCTGGTGTGAAAGACGGTGGGGTATTGCAGCAATCGTTGCACCAGCTATCGATTCGCGCATTGCCAGCAAACATTCCGCCTTCCATTGACGTTGATATTTCTCATTTACAAGTTGGCGATACGTTGACGGTTGGCGATATTCAAACTGGTGGAAAATACGAGATTAATCACGAGCCAACGGAAGTCATCGCCTCCATTTTACCGCCGAAACAAGAAGAAGAAATTCATAGTGGCGAGCAACAAGAGGCTGGGCGACCAGAAGCAGAAGAGGGCCGGGAAACAATCCCAGAATCATAA
- a CDS encoding RNA-binding S4 domain-containing protein, with protein MRLDKFLKVSRLIKRRTLAKEVSDQGRISINGVTAKASSTVKIGDEVTIRFGEKKVTVKIIDLKETTKKEEAATLYEIIKEERLSMENGQA; from the coding sequence ATGCGGTTGGATAAGTTTTTAAAAGTATCGCGCTTAATTAAACGTCGAACGTTAGCAAAAGAAGTGTCAGACCAAGGGCGGATTTCGATTAACGGCGTGACTGCTAAAGCAAGCTCTACCGTGAAAATTGGCGATGAAGTGACGATTCGATTCGGAGAGAAAAAAGTAACGGTTAAAATCATCGATTTAAAAGAAACAACGAAAAAAGAAGAAGCAGCTACCCTCTACGAGATCATCAAAGAAGAGCGTCTGTCGATGGAAAATGGGCAAGCATAG
- the yabQ gene encoding spore cortex biosynthesis protein YabQ, whose product MSLTTQLETMLAMIGMGGWLGIALDTYNRFLERSKRSRFIVFFHDLFFWVLQALFIFYVLLLTNDGELRVYIFLALLCGYAAYQSLFRHMYLKLLEMIIRCCIALYRFFLRTCYYVIVQPLRLFLQLFLWTALLIWKIVLFFIRALFRFIVFFLLPFRAVGKWLWSMIPLKWREPLEKFLRVLAGFIEKAKNRMLRWRMKWRK is encoded by the coding sequence ATGAGCTTAACGACTCAGCTCGAAACGATGCTTGCGATGATTGGGATGGGCGGTTGGCTTGGTATTGCGCTCGATACGTACAACCGGTTTTTAGAACGCTCGAAGCGGAGCCGTTTCATCGTCTTTTTTCACGACCTTTTCTTTTGGGTGTTGCAAGCGTTATTCATTTTTTACGTATTGTTACTTACGAATGACGGAGAGCTACGAGTATACATTTTTTTAGCGCTATTATGCGGCTATGCGGCGTATCAAAGTTTATTTCGCCATATGTACTTAAAGCTGCTTGAAATGATTATTCGCTGCTGTATTGCACTATATCGTTTTTTCCTTCGGACATGCTACTATGTCATTGTTCAGCCGCTTCGGCTGTTTTTGCAGCTATTTTTATGGACAGCGCTACTTATTTGGAAAATCGTTTTATTTTTCATAAGAGCACTTTTTCGTTTCATCGTTTTTTTTCTATTGCCGTTTCGGGCAGTTGGAAAATGGCTTTGGTCGATGATTCCATTGAAATGGCGAGAGCCATTAGAAAAATTTTTGCGTGTATTGGCAGGATTTATAGAAAAAGCGAAGAATAGGATGTTAAGATGGAGAATGAAATGGAGAAAGTAA